A genomic window from Punica granatum isolate Tunisia-2019 chromosome 2, ASM765513v2, whole genome shotgun sequence includes:
- the LOC116193568 gene encoding protein RDM1-like, which produces MKRARPWDDPVDFVQSEESSSSDVEMESPCPISKPSSIKSTIEIPTRQLSSEERLLQRAEIYQLYMKQIPIPTERGSLVPCSSWTELGRSLKVLYRQPLHYLTNILLKKWDQERIGTKDEDQPLDAIIHPAKAEATIWLVEEVHRLTSSHHHLAQLWLLNPLYQAYVDSIVPEVYSKKR; this is translated from the exons ATGAAGAGGGCAAGGCCATGGGATGACCCAGTGGATTTCGTGCAGTCGGAGGAATCCTCCTCTTCTGATGTCGAGATGGAAAGTCCCTGTCCCATCAGCAAGCCTTCATCCATTAAGAGCACCATCGAGATCCCGACCAGGCAATTATCATCGGAAG AAAGACTTCTCCAAAGGGCAGAGATATATCAGCTTTACATGAAGCAGATCCCAATACCCACTGAACGTGGTTCTTTGGTTCCTTGTTCCTCATGGACCGAGCTCGGAAGATCACTGAAGGTACTATACCGACAGCCTCTTCATTACCTCACCAACATCCTCCTCAAGAAGTGGGACCAGGAGAGGATTGGGACCAAGGATGAAGACCAGCCATTGGATGCGATAATTCACCCAGCCAAAGCCGAAGCCACCATTTGGCTCGTCGAAGAAGTCCACCGGCTCACCTCATCTCATCATCATCTTGCCCAACTCTGGCTCCTCAATCCACTGTACCAGGCTTATGTCGATTCTATTGTACCAGAAGTTTACTCTAAAAAGCGTTGA
- the LOC116193566 gene encoding serine/threonine-protein kinase STY13-like, translating to MDVEKAEYVGGVETPEKLGKEEETGGLNSKVKEGVGNKSSKDMYVRADKFDIKSLDIQLEKHLSRVWSRNIEKQRPKEEWEIDLSKLEIASVLAHGTYGIVYKGTYDNQAVAVKLLDWGEDGIATSAETAALRASFRQEVAVWHKLDHPNVTKFIGASMGTSSLKIPSKNSTSDANHSVPSTACCVVVEYLPGGSLKNFLIRNRRKKLSYKTVIELALDLSRGLSYLHSKKIVHRDVKTENMLLDSQRRMKIADFGVARVEAQNPRDMTGETGTLGYMAPEVLVGKPYSRSCDVYSFGICLWEIYCCDMPYPDLSFADVSSAVVRQNLRPEIPRCCPSSLANVMRKCWDGNPEKRPEMEEVVRMLQAIDISKGRGMTPDDEAPPGCFCFAPTRGS from the exons ATGGATGTTGAGAAAGCTGAGTATGTCGGGGGCGTGGAGACGCCTGAGAAACtggggaaggaggaggagacggGAGGTTTGAACTCGAAAGTGAAGGAGGGTGTTGGAAATAAGAGTAGCAAAGATATGTATGTCAGGGCTGATAAGTTTGACATAAAGAGCTTGGACATACAGCTTGAGAAGCACTTGAGTCGGGTTTGGTCGAGGAACATCGAGAAGCAAAGGCCCAAGGAAGAGTGGGAGATTGATTTGTCGAAGCTGGAGATCGCCAGTGTCTTAGCTCACGGAACCTATGGAATTGTTTACAAGGGCACTTATGATAACCAAGCTGTTGCAG TGAAGTTGTTGGACTGGGGTGAGGATGGAATTGCCACATCAGCTGAAACCGCTGCCCTGCGGGCATCATTTCGGCAAGAGGTTGCTGTTTGGCACAAGCTCGACCATCCTAACGTCACAAAA TTTATCGGAGCTTCAATGGGAACTTCaagcctcaaaattccatcgaaAAACTCTACAAGCGATGCTAACCATTCTGTCCCATCTACAGCATGTTGCGTGGTCGTCGAGTATCTTCCTGGTGGGTCACTGAAAAATTTCCTCATAAGGAATAGGCGAAAGAAGCTCTCGTACAAGACGGTTATCGAGCTTGCACTTGATCTCTCTAGAGG TTTGAGCTACCTTCATTCCAAGAAGATTGTGCATCGTGACGTTAAAACAGAGAACATGCTGTTAGACTCTCAGAGAAGAATGAAAATTGCTGATTTTGGAGTTGCACGTGTCGAAGCTCAAAATCCGAGGGACATGACTGGGGAGACGGGGACGCTGGGTTACATGGCTCCAGAG GTTCTTGTTGGAAAGCCTTACAGCAGAAGCTGTGATGTCTATAGCTTCGGTATTTGCTTGTGGGAAATCTACTGCTGTGACATGCCTTATCCCGATCTGAGTTTTGCAGATGTGTCATCAGCGGTTGTCCGTCAG AATCTTCGACCTGAGATTCCTCGATGTTGCCCCAGTTCCCTGGCAAATGTCATGAGGAAATGCTGGGATGGGAACCCTGAGAAGCGCCCAGAAATGGAAGAGGTAGTTCGGATGCTGCAGGCGattgatatcagcaagggcaGAGGAATGACCCCCGATGATGAGGCTCCTCCAGGATGCTTCTGCTTTGCTCCTACCCGTGGTTCATGA
- the LOC116193563 gene encoding pentatricopeptide repeat-containing protein At3g22690-like — translation MTITTLPSTLPSPPPVSAVPEPHARPRQNEQSLATEHSTPVIGSLKSCKSLNEISQLHCHMTKKGLSCSSSAVSNLVSACTELATPESLAYAQKVFEQYAESQGVDDGSLFTYNSLIRGYSLLDLGQNAILVYVQMAVKGVVPDKYTFPFVLSACTKINGFAEGLQVHGAAIKTGWDGDVYVQNSLIHFYFECGDMDDGQKVFDGMGERNVVSWTSLICGYARGENPREAVSLFFDMVDSGIRPNSITMVCVISACSKLQDLSLGKRICAYIDDLGVKLHTHMANAVVDMYMKCGAFGNAKQIFDECEDRNLVLYNTVMSNYVREGMAREAINILNEMLLREGLRPDRVTLLSVVSACAHLDELALGRSCHAYALRNGLERWENISNAMIDMYMKCGETELACRVFDWMPNRTTVSWNSLIAGYIKNGDLESARKIFLEMPERDLVSLNTIIGALVQESSFEEAIELFRTMQREGVKPDRVTLVSVASACGYLGALGLAKWLYRYIRENDIHCDMRLSTALVDMFGRCGDPQSAMLVFDKMKERDVSAWTAAIGAMAMEGNGQRAMELFNEIIREGLKPDEVLFVGLLTALSHAGMVEEGWSVFKSMEEIYGISPLIVHYGCMVDLLGRAGLLEQALDFIKGMPSEPNDVIWASLLAACRKHKNLEMAAYATERINELNPNKTGIPVLLSNVYASEGKWSDVAKVRLRMKEKGIQKVPGSSSVEISGMIHEFTSGDEFHPEMRHITRMLDEINCRLRDTGHVPDLSTVLLDVDEQEKGFLLSRHSEKLAIAYGLISTGQKMPVRVVKNLRICSDCHAFAKLVSVVYDREIVVRDNNRFHFFRQGLCSCGEYW, via the coding sequence ATGACGATAACCACTCTACCCTCCACTCTTCCGTCGCCTCCGCCGGTCTCGGCAGTCCCTGAGCCTCACGCTCGCCCCCGCCAAAATGAACAATCACTCGCCACAGAACACTCGACTCCTGTAATCGGGTCGCTGAAGAGCTGCAAGAGCCTGAATGAAATCTCACAGTTACACTGCCACATGACAAAGAAGGGCCTTTCGTGCAGCTCCTCGGCTGTCAGTAACCTCGTCTCCGCATGCACTGAGTTGGCCACTCCCGAGAGCTTGGCCTATGCTCAGAAGGTGTTCGAACAGTACGCTGAAAGCCAGGGTGTTGATGATGGGTCGTTGTTTACGTATAACTCGTTGATTAGAGGGTATTCTCTGTTGGATCTGGGTCAAAATGCGATCTTGGTGTATGTTCAGATGGCGGTGAAGGGTGTAGTGCCTGATAAGTACACCTTTCCGTTCGTGTTGAGTGCTTGCACGAAGATTAATGGGTTTGCGGAAGGGTTGCAGGTCCATGGAGCTGCAATTAAGACGGGTTGGGACGGGGATGTTTATGTGCAGAACTCTCTCATACATTTCTACTTCGAGTGCGGGGACATGGATGATGGGCAGAAGGTGTTCGACGGAATGGGTGAGCGAAATGTCGTGTCCTGGACTAGTTTGATTTGTGGTTATGCTAGAGGGGAAAATCCGAGGGAAGCTGTTTCACTGTTCTTTGATATGGTGGATTCGGGTATTAGGCCGAATTCTATTACTATGGTGTGCGTGATTTCTGCATGCTCGAAGTTGCAGGATCTCTCACTGGGGAAGAGGATATGTGCTTATATTGATGATCTGGGTGTGAAGCTTCACACTCACATGGCGAATGCTGTTGTTGATATGTACATGAAATGTGGAGCTTTTGGTAATGCAAAGCAGATTTTCGATGAATGTGAAGATAGAAACTTGGTTCTGTATAACACTGTCATGTCAAATTATGTCCGTGAAGGGATGGCAAGAGAAGCAATTAATATACTGAATGAGATGCTATTACGGGAGGGGCTGCGACCTGATAGGGTTACGTTGTTATCTGTAGTCTCAGCTTGTGCACATTTGGATGAGCTTGCTCTAGGTAGATCCTGCCATGCTTATGCTTTGAGGAATGGACTAGAAAGGTgggaaaatatttcaaatgcGATGATCGACATGTACATGAAGTGTGGAGAAACAGAACTAGCTTGTAGAGTTTTTGATTGGATGCCAAACAGAACGACAGTCTCGTGGAACTCATTAATAGCAGGTTACATCAAGAATGGTGATCTGGAGTCAGCACGGAAAATTTTCTTAGAGATGCCAGAGAGAGACCTCGTCAGTTTGAATACTATAATTGGTGCCTTAGTACAAGAAAGTTCATTCGAGGAAGCGATAGAACTGTTCCGAACAATGCAGAGGGAGGGAGTTAAACCTGATAGGGTGACTTTAGTAAGTGTTGCATCTGCTTGCGGGTATTTAGGAGCCCTTGGTCTGGCAAAGTGGTTGTACCGATACATAAGGGAGAACGATATCCACTGTGATATGCGACTTTCTACAGCCCTAGTCGATATGTTCGGTAGGTGTGGGGACCCGCAGAGTGCAATGCTCGTGTTTGACAAGATGAAGGAAAGGGATGTCTCTGCATGGACTGCAGCAATCGGTGCTATGGCAATGGAAGGAAATGGCCAGAGGGCAATGGAACTTTTCAATGAAATAATAAGGGAAGGATTGAAGCCCGATGAAGTGCTATTCGTTGGGCTCCTCACAGCTTTAAGCCATGCCGGAATGGTGGAAGAAGGATGGAGTGTCTTCAAATCTATGGAGGAAATCTACGGAATCTCTCCGCTGATTGTTCACTACGGGTGCATGGTCGATTTGCTGGGTCGAGCTGGGCTGCTCGAACAAGCACTAGATTTCATCAAAGGCATGCCGTCTGAGCCCAATGACGTGATTTGGGCTTCTCTTCTAGCGGCATGTCGGAAACACAAGAACCTTGAGATGGCAGCATATGCTACTGAGAGGATAAACGAACTGAATCCCAATAAGACTGGGATCCCTGTTCTTCTCTCGAATGTATACGCATCAGAAGGAAAATGGTCAGATGTTGCCAAGGTGAGGCTTCGGATGAAGGAGAAGGGGATCCAGAAGGTGCCTGGGTCAAGCTCGGTAGAGATCAGTGGTATGATTCACGAGTTTACTTCAGGAGACGAATTTCATCCGGAAATGAGACATATTACGAGGATGCTTGATGAGATAAACTGCAGGCTCAGGGACACCGGTCATGTCCCTGATCTAAGCACTGTTCTGCTCGATGTCGATGAGCAAGAGAAAGGGTTCCTCCTCAGTCGACACAGTGAGAAACTCGCCATTGCTTATGGACTTATAAGTACAGGCCAGAAGATGCCAGTTCGTGTCGTGAAAAATCTTCGAATATGCTCTGATTGTCATGCATTTGCTAAGTTGGTCTCAGTAGTATATGATCGGGAAATTGTTGTAAGAGATAATAATAGGTTTCATTTTTTCAGACAGGGGCTGTGTTCTTGCGGGGAATATTGGTGA